The Papaver somniferum cultivar HN1 chromosome 3, ASM357369v1, whole genome shotgun sequence genome includes a region encoding these proteins:
- the LOC113356407 gene encoding uncharacterized protein LOC113356407 yields MVLSEDQLQMVGVCEAKNDNLCSDVKTVNVKTSITPRQSIDKEGNLSTCRVCHCVESDTRGDAALEFLAIYPPSPKVVDVNVDNKNRNSNGVSKGAETDIEHTEDRGKEHRVVEFISPEGEVFICNTDLEAGPHNHQDVLICLGCCCKSDLSLAHYACALKWFINHGSTICEICGSVAKNVRESDFKKIVASIRDYEALKERTATGEPTIAPAQISAGVDPDAVAAILRQRLSEISLWFNPHNSSDNNGYNNSNSTRTSQGVVEQPSGVVVEDTLQTESPATKWAVEGTGILVATGLLTVTLAWLIAPRVGKRTAKNGLHILLGGICALTVVVFLRFIVLSRIKYGPARYWAILFVFWFLVFGIWASRTHGARST; encoded by the exons ATGGTTCTTAGCGAAGATCAATTACAGATGGTGGGTGTATGTGAAGCAAAGAATGATAATTTGTGCTCAGATGTTAAAACTGTAAATGTGAAAACTTCCATTACACCGCGTCAGAGTATAGATAAAGAGGGGAATTTATCAACTTGTCGTGTGTGCCACTGTGTTGAATCTGACACTAGGGGGGATGCTGCATTAGAGTTCTTGGCTATTTACCCTCCCTCACCGAAAGTTGTGGATGTCAATGTAGATAATAAGAACCGTAATAGCAATGGAGTGTCAAAAGGTGCTGAAACTGATATTGAACATACTGAGGATCGTGGGAAAGAGCATAGGGTTGTGGAGTTTATAAGCCCCGAGGGGGAGGTATTCATTTGTAATACTGATCTGGAAGCAGGTCCGCATAACCATCAGGATGTACTTATTTGTCTTGGTTGTTGTTGCAAAAGTGATCTCTCTCTTGCTCATTATGCTTGTGCTTTGAAGTGGTTTATTAATCATGGATCAACTATTTGTGAAATATGTGGCAGTGTAGCGAAAAATGTAAGAGAATCTGATTTCAAGAAGATTGTGGCTTCTATTAGGGATTATGAAGCATTGAAGGAAAGAACTGCCACTGGTGAACCTACTATAGCACCCGCACAGATAAGCGCAGGTGTAGATCCTGATGCCGTTGCTGCTATCCTAAGACAAAGGCTTAGTGAGATTTCGTTGTGGTTTAACCCACATAATAGTAGTGATAATAACGGGTATAATAATAGTAATTCCACTAGGACTTCCCAGGGAGTTGTAGAACAGCCTTCTGGGGTTGTTGTTGAAGACACCCTCCAAACTGAAAGCCCTGCTACCAAATGGGCTGTCGAAGGGACTGGGATTCTTGTTGCCACTGGACTTCTTACTGTTACACTAGCATGGCTCATTGCTCCTCGTGTTGGAAAG AGAACAGCAAAAAATGGTCTTCACATTCTTCTTGGGGGTATATGTGCCTTAACAGTTGTTGTCTTCCTTCGCTTT ATTGTACTATCTAGGATCAAATATGGACCAGCACGGTATTGGGCGATCTTGTTTGTTTTCTGGTTTCTTGTTTTTGGAATATGGGCTTCACGAACTCATGGTGCACGTTCTACGTGA
- the LOC113359545 gene encoding uncharacterized protein LOC113359545, with the protein MWFIWKERCNRVFENKSTTVKNLAMEIQGHVAFWAQRSNLQNKAKKLKKKTLKPLWQAPSKDTLKINVDAAWISDSLPSSYALILRDDTGISGGGKARQSATADPQESEALGVMQAAIWAYEKGLEKFNIEGDCKSIFKYLQGKAADISWCSRDYLDEANRLAHLCNNFLGFYFVPRLGNGVADTLAKFVRPLNTTVTWETTPPTCIIKQILVDKSNIIESSCGLILDGSTPFVPCIPLGP; encoded by the coding sequence atgtggtttatttggaaggaaagatgtaacagagtttttgaaaacaaatcTACAACAGTCAAGAATCTAGCTATGGAAATACAAGGACATGTAGCTTTTTGGGCACAGAGAAGTAACCTTCAGAATAAAGCCAAAAAACTAAAGAAGAAAACTCTGAAACCTTTGTGGCAGGCACCATCAAAAGACACTCTTAAGATTAATGTAGATGCGGCATGGATTTCTGACAGTTTACCTTCCAGTTATGCTTTAATTCTAAGGGATGATACAGGAATTTCAGGAGGAGGGAAAGCGAGACAATCAGCAACAGCAGACCCACAAGAATCGGAGGCTTTAGGAGTAATGCAGGCAGCTATTTGGGCGTATGAAAAAGGTTTGGAAAAGTTCAACATAGAAGGAGATTGCAAAAGTATTTTCAAGTACTTACAAGGAAAGGCAGCTGACATATCCTGGTGCTCAAGGGATTATCTTGATGAAGCAAACAGACTAGCACATCTATGCaacaattttttgggtttttactTTGTTCCAAGATTAGGAAATGGAGTGGCAGATACTTTAGCAAAATTTGTAAGACCTTTAAACACTACTGTCACCTGGGAAACCACACCCCCAACTTGTATTATTAAACAAAtattagtagataaatctaatatcatAGAATCCTCATGTGGATtgatattagatggctctactcctTTTGTTCCTTGTATCCCTTTGGGACCTTAG